The following nucleotide sequence is from Triticum dicoccoides isolate Atlit2015 ecotype Zavitan chromosome 7B, WEW_v2.0, whole genome shotgun sequence.
GCAGTTCAGGAACCACTTGAAACCTTCAATATCTAGCTCCTAATTTGACCTACGCACAGCCAAGAACCCTTACAGCAGACAAATTGCTCCACACAGTCGCAAATTGCTCCATGTGTCACTACACTCTAACATGTGGTCTAGGTCCACTTGTAAACCCAAATGTGATGATTTCCCAATTCTAGTTAGAGCAATTCTTCTACGTAGTTCCGAGATAATTTACTCATCCTTAAATGCTTTGAAATCTGCTTGGTGAAGTTAGTTTCCATGATAAACATGCTTTCAGAACAGAGCTTCCAATGCAAGACAACATTTACCCAGCCGGATGGCTCTGGCACTGAGTGAGCAGCGCCATAAAACTTACTGATAATTTTAAGAAACAACACAAAATTGCTCCTCCCTGATTGCCTACAAAGAAAACATAAAACTGCATCACTTACAGAAGAGATGCGCCAGGCCGCACTTGAACTCGGAGAGGTCGCTCCTGATCGCGTGCATGATCTGCAAAACAGCCAACAAGCCATCACCATCACCAATTTACTACCATACCAAACAGTACTGATACCAAAGATACAGAGGCATGACAGTGGCAAACCTGTAGGAgctaggaggggaggggagggcgcACCTTGTGGGTGATGATGTGGCAGCCGCGGCGCTGCGGCGGGATGACGACCGTCCTCTGGGCCCAGCGGGGGGCGGCCACGGATCCGGGAGCGGCCGCGGGCgccgcggaggaggcggcggcgagctcgCACCGGACGGCGGcccgcgcggcgcggcgcggccggGCGGAGGAGCCGGCGCCGGTGGGTAGGCGGAGGGGGAGGAGGATGGGCGGCGCCAGCGCCGGGGCGGTCGCTGCCGCGTGCATGGTCGGactcggcggcgggcggcggcgggcggcggcggcggccggggaatCGGGAGGCGGGGAGTGGCGCGAGAGAGCGTGTGGTGGCCTGCAGCGCAGcggttgtttttcttttcttttcttgtccTTTGGTTTGTGTGGGTCTGAATTTTATTGCTGGGTGAATTTGTTCCTATTTCTTTCATGAAAAGCATCCACTGTAAAATCTATTTTGCCCACTAAAAAAATAATCTGTTTTGCAATGTCCAGTGGAAAAAGATATTTGCGGTGATCGTGCGCGAAAAATGCGTCTATTTTTGTATCATCATGATGTATTTTTATCAATCGTTATCTCATTTCTTTTGCTGAGTAAACCAGCCAGCCTGTTTCTAAATGTCAAATGAatattttcctttttctcttttctatTATAGCATGTCATATtataggatggagggagtataatatgtGCCTATGTCTAGAAAACTTCTCCGAGAACCGAAAAATACCTTGAATATAAAAGCCGTACGAGAAAAAAATGACAAAAAGGCGCAGCAAAAAGCATTACTTTCGATAGTGCCTAATTCCTCATGGCGGCACAACTCGACTACCACCTCACGGAGATAATTCACCGATCTAATTCTAATGATGGACACATAAAAAATCATGCTCACGAACACAATTAAGTTTAAAATGGCTAGGATTAGCATAT
It contains:
- the LOC119340170 gene encoding UPF0047 protein YjbQ-like gives rise to the protein MHAAATAPALAPPILLPLRLPTGAGSSARPRRAARAAVRCELAAASSAAPAAAPGSVAAPRWAQRTVVIPPQRRGCHIITHKIMHAIRSDLSEFKCGLAHLFLHHTSASLTLNENYDPDVQTDTETFLSRIVPEGPSAPWRHTIEGSDDMPAHIKSSMFGCALTIPITDGRLNMGTWQGIWLCEHRDYATPRAIVITLSGI